Proteins encoded within one genomic window of Hahella chejuensis KCTC 2396:
- a CDS encoding SpoVR family protein: protein MPEAIEHTNAAPPADRRPISEGSEWTFELINRYDEEIRKCAEEYGLDTYPNQVEIISAEQMMDAYSSVGMPVGYHHWSFGKQFLQTEKLYKRGQMGLAYEIVINSNPCIAYLMEENTVMMQALVIAHACYGHNSFFKGNYLFRTWTDASAIIDYLIFAKNYIAQCEQRHGVEAVEQILDSCHAIMNHGVDRYKRPAPISAAEEERRQRDREEYMQKQVNDLWRTIPSKPGEKEAQKKRRFPSEPQENILYFIEKNAPLLEPWQREIVRIVRKIAQYFYPQRQTQVMNEGWATFWHYTLLNTLYDKGLVTDGFMLEFLQSHTSVVYQPPFDSPWYSGLNPYALGFAMFQDIKRICQEPTEEDKAWFPDIAGSDWLETLHFAMRNFKDESFILQFLSPKVIRDFKFFNILDDEMDSEYHVTAIHDDNGYRAVREQLARQYNLSYRDPNIQVWDVDVRGDRSLTLRHTPFDRVPLYEKDVYEVLRHVHRLWGFDIHLHSVDGEVTLRSFSCPQHGEEEEGDSHD from the coding sequence ATGCCTGAAGCGATTGAACATACCAACGCCGCTCCGCCTGCGGATCGCAGGCCTATATCCGAAGGTTCCGAATGGACCTTCGAGCTGATCAACCGTTATGACGAAGAAATTCGCAAATGCGCGGAAGAGTATGGGCTGGATACCTACCCCAACCAGGTAGAGATCATCAGCGCCGAACAGATGATGGACGCTTACTCTTCCGTGGGCATGCCGGTGGGATATCACCACTGGTCGTTCGGCAAGCAGTTTCTGCAGACAGAGAAACTCTACAAACGGGGCCAGATGGGTCTGGCCTACGAAATCGTCATCAACTCCAACCCCTGCATCGCTTACCTCATGGAAGAAAACACCGTGATGATGCAGGCGCTGGTTATCGCCCACGCTTGTTACGGACATAACTCCTTTTTCAAGGGCAATTACCTGTTCCGCACCTGGACTGACGCCAGCGCGATCATCGACTACCTGATCTTCGCCAAGAACTACATCGCCCAGTGCGAACAGCGTCATGGGGTCGAAGCGGTGGAGCAGATTCTGGACTCCTGTCACGCCATCATGAACCATGGAGTGGACCGCTATAAACGCCCTGCTCCCATTTCCGCAGCGGAAGAAGAACGCCGGCAGCGGGATCGGGAAGAGTACATGCAGAAGCAGGTCAACGACCTGTGGCGCACCATCCCTTCCAAACCCGGGGAGAAAGAAGCCCAAAAGAAACGCCGTTTTCCCTCGGAGCCACAGGAAAACATTCTTTATTTCATTGAGAAAAACGCGCCCCTGCTGGAGCCCTGGCAGCGGGAAATCGTGCGCATCGTGCGCAAGATCGCGCAGTATTTCTATCCCCAACGCCAAACGCAGGTCATGAACGAGGGCTGGGCCACCTTCTGGCACTACACCCTGCTTAATACCCTGTACGACAAAGGGCTGGTCACCGACGGCTTCATGCTGGAATTCCTGCAAAGCCACACTTCCGTCGTGTATCAGCCGCCTTTCGACAGCCCCTGGTACAGCGGCCTCAACCCCTATGCGCTGGGCTTCGCCATGTTCCAGGACATCAAACGCATCTGTCAGGAGCCCACCGAGGAGGACAAAGCCTGGTTCCCGGATATCGCCGGCTCAGACTGGCTGGAGACGCTGCACTTCGCCATGCGCAACTTCAAGGATGAGAGTTTCATCCTGCAGTTCCTGTCGCCGAAAGTGATTCGCGACTTCAAGTTCTTCAATATTCTGGACGACGAGATGGACAGCGAGTACCACGTCACCGCCATTCATGACGACAACGGCTATCGCGCCGTGCGCGAGCAATTGGCGCGACAGTACAACCTGAGCTATCGCGACCCGAATATTCAGGTATGGGACGTGGACGTACGCGGCGATCGTTCGTTGACGCTGCGGCATACGCCCTTTGATCGCGTCCCTCTGTACGAAAAAGACGTATATGAAGTACTGCGTCACGTCCACCGCCTGTGGGGCTTCGATATCCATCTCCATTCCGTGGATGGAGAGGTAACGTTGCGCAGCTTCAGCTGCCCGCAACATGGCGAGGAAGAGGAGGGTGACTCTCATGACTGA
- a CDS encoding YeaH/YhbH family protein has translation MTHIIDRRLNGKNKSAINRQRFLRRYREHIKKAVADAVNKRSITDIDRGESISIPSKDIGEPTFRHGKGGRRSVTHPGNKEFVTGDSIPRPPGGGGGGGSGQGKASNQGEGIDDFVFQISQEEFLDFMFEDLALPNLVQKQLKDTSNYKFVRAGYTTHGTPAKINVIRSMRGAYARRLALSGNTRKKISDMEEQLEALKRTPETPDPVFSKEDQIRALEEEIKRLKGRVQRIPFIDEIDIRYNQHVKQPQPATAAVMFCLMDVSGSMSQTHKDIAKRFFILLYLFLKRNYEKIEVVFIRHHTSAKEVDEEEFFYSRETGGTIVSSALQMMREIMEARYPTEDWNIYAAQASDGDNWNDDSPRCSKLLAESILPYVQYYSYIEITPHEHQMLWHEYEKLTEAFRERFSMQQIMDVGDIYPVFRKLFQKQVDYA, from the coding sequence ATGACCCACATCATCGACCGTCGACTCAATGGCAAGAACAAGAGCGCTATCAATAGACAGCGCTTCCTGCGCCGCTATCGCGAGCACATCAAGAAAGCGGTGGCGGATGCGGTCAATAAAAGGTCCATCACCGATATTGACCGCGGGGAGAGTATTTCCATCCCCAGCAAGGACATCGGCGAGCCGACGTTCCGACACGGTAAGGGAGGACGCCGCTCCGTCACCCATCCCGGCAATAAAGAGTTCGTCACCGGGGACAGCATCCCGCGGCCGCCAGGGGGCGGCGGTGGAGGCGGCTCCGGTCAGGGCAAAGCCAGCAACCAGGGCGAAGGCATCGACGATTTTGTTTTTCAGATTTCCCAGGAAGAATTTCTGGACTTCATGTTTGAGGATCTGGCCCTGCCCAATCTGGTGCAGAAGCAACTGAAAGACACCTCCAACTACAAATTCGTTCGCGCCGGTTACACCACTCACGGCACCCCGGCCAAAATCAACGTCATCCGCAGTATGCGTGGGGCCTACGCTCGCCGTCTGGCCCTGTCCGGCAACACCCGCAAAAAAATTTCCGACATGGAGGAGCAACTGGAGGCGCTGAAGCGCACGCCGGAGACCCCGGACCCCGTATTCAGCAAAGAAGATCAGATTCGCGCGCTGGAAGAAGAGATCAAACGCCTGAAAGGCCGCGTACAGCGCATTCCTTTCATCGATGAGATCGACATCCGCTACAACCAGCACGTCAAGCAACCGCAACCGGCCACCGCGGCGGTCATGTTCTGCCTGATGGACGTGTCCGGCTCCATGAGCCAGACCCACAAGGATATCGCCAAGCGCTTTTTCATCCTGTTGTACCTGTTCCTGAAGCGCAATTACGAAAAGATCGAAGTAGTGTTCATCCGTCACCACACCAGCGCCAAAGAAGTGGACGAAGAAGAGTTCTTTTATTCCCGGGAAACCGGCGGCACCATCGTCTCCAGTGCGCTACAGATGATGCGGGAGATTATGGAGGCGCGTTACCCTACCGAGGACTGGAATATCTACGCCGCGCAAGCCTCCGACGGCGACAACTGGAACGACGACTCCCCCCGCTGCAGCAAACTGCTGGCGGAGTCCATCCTTCCCTATGTGCAATATTATTCTTACATCGAAATAACGCCCCACGAGCACCAAATGCTCTGGCATGAGTATGAAAAGCTCACCGAAGCCTTCCGGGAACGCTTCTCCATGCAACAGATTATGGATGTAGGCGATATTTACCCGGTATTCCGCAAGCTGTTCCAAAAGCAGGTGGACTATGCCTGA